TTCAATATATGACATCCTGAGGTCATTACAAGGCaatcaatgttttattaaatgacCAAAGACGagtgtgaaatattaaagtcaTTGATAAAGAGTCAATCAGACCTTATTTGCACAACTTTTCATATGTCCCATCTTCTAactttgtgcgtgcgtgcgtgcgtgcgtacttTGCTTCTATATATGACATCCTAAGGTCATTACAAGGcaatcaatgttttatttaatgacCAAAGACGagtgtgaaatattaaagtcaTTGATAAAGAGTCAATCAGACCTTATTTGCACAACTTTTCATATGTCCCATcttctaactgtgtgtgtgtgtgtgttttttgcaggtCTGCGTGGCTCTCTCTGCAGGTTGCAGTTGGACTATGTTGACATCGTCTTTGCCAACAGGAGCGACATCAACGCACCGATGGAGGGtccgtttacacacacacacacaaacacacagacacgcatgcgcacacacacagttgtacaGTTgggtgtgttctgtgttttcagaGGTCGTCCGAGCCATGACCTTTGTGATTGATCAGGGTTTGGCCATGTACTGGGGAACGTCCCGCTGGAACGCAGTGGAAATTATGGTAAGACACGACCCGCCGCGGCAGGAGAACCTGAGTAGAACCAGAAGAGAACCTGAGGATAACCTGTTTACTGttcaataattattatcatttttttattaattaatgcataatgtttaaaaaacataactttaaaaatgtttttaaagtgtattttcATTGATACAGTCAaatgtctctcacctgtctgactgtctgtctatctgtgtgtgtctcacctatctgtccatctgtctgtgtctcacctgtctgactgtctgtccatctgtctgtatcacctgtctgtccatctgtctgtgtctcacctctctgactgtctgtccatctgtctgtatcacctgtctgtcaatctgtctgtgtctcacctgtcggtctgtctgtctgtccatttgtctgtgtctcacctgtctgactttctgtccatctgtctgtgtctcacctgtctgactgtctgtgtctcacctgtctctctgcctgtctgtcacctgtcttcCTGTTTGGCTGtccatttgtctgtctctcacctttctgtctgtctgtccatctctctgtcgctcacctgtctgtgtctcacctgtctttcttcctgtctctcacctttctctctgcctctcacctgtctgtgtctcacctgtctgtctctcaggagGCGTACTCTATAGCTCGACAGTTTAACCTGGTTCCTCCGGTGTGTGAACAGGCTGAATATCACTACTTCCAGAGAGACAAGGTGGAGCTGCACCTGCCGGAGCTCTACCACAAGATAGGTACACAACACCGcgtcacacaacaacaacaacaacaacacatcaacaacaacaacaactcacagacacacaacaacatcaacacagatACACTCGACAGCTCAATCGTCATTCACGTCTCTCTGCATGGAGCTATACGCTAACTCCCATtatttgtgctaagctaggctaaatgGTTCCGGGACCTGGCGGCGATGTCAGAGTCTCAGGGGTCGACAGCTGTTCAGGTCTGGGTCTAAATATAAACTGGTTTTAATGGCGTGGTTCAACATGAggtctgcatgtctgtcagGTGTCGGCGCCATGACCTGGTCCCCGTTAGCCTGCGGTCTGCTGACGGGAAAATACAACGAGGGCGTCCCCGAGAGCTCCAGAGCCGCCATGAAGGTACGAGGACACAGCAATGTACACACACGAGGACACACTGATGTACACACACGAGGACACACTGAAGAACACACACTAATGTACACACACGAGGACACACACTAATGTACAGAAACTaggacacacactgaaatacacacactaaTATACACACATGGGGACACACACTTAAGtgcacacacaaggacacacactgAAGTACACATTGGAATACACCCACTGATGTGCACACACCAGAGTACACActaaataacacacaaaaatacacattaaattTAACAAACGAGTACACCCAattatgactgtgtgtgtgtgtgtgtgtgtgtgtgtgtgtgtgtgtgtgtgtgtgtgtgtgtgtgtgtgtgtgtgtgtgtgtgtgtgtgtgtgtgtgtgtgtgtgtgtgtgtgtgtgtgtgtgtgtgtgtgtgtgtagggttaTGCGTGGCTGAAGGAGCGTCTCTTCAGTTCTGAAGGGAAGAAGCAGCTCAGTAAAATCAAAGAGCTCCACCTGTTGGCCGACAGACTGAACTGCACTGCTGCTCAGCTCGCCATAGGTACactgcacctgtctgtctgctctcacctgtctgatcgtatgtgtgtccatgtgttgtttgttgtgataTTGGGTCGTTCACACGTTCatagcaggttttttttatgatcgtgtgtgtgtgtgtgtgtttgtctcagcGTGGTGTCTCCGCAGTGAAGGTGTCAGCTCAGTTCTCCTCGGCGTCTCCAACACAGAACAGCTGCTGGAGAACCTCGGTTCTATCAGGGTAATGTTCAGCAGGCTTCTCCTGCCGCATGTCATCAATAACTTTATCAATAACGTAGTAGagtgtttattttcctttactgctactcaacaaataaaaacaaacaaaaataataaattcaaaagCCATGAAAATTCATCATGTGGTGGCCTGTGATTGGTCgattctctctcttccctttttgtcCCTCAGGTTCTGACCCAGCTGACTCCACCCCTCATCGCAGAGATGGACGCTGTGCTCGGCAACAAGCCACGAAGCACCAAGAAGGAGGGGAGAAGCTGAGGACGACtgttattaaaacaacaaaaaacctttaTTATAAAGATATGAGAGGACGGAGACGATATAAAAACAGGACATCGTCTTCATCGGTCCCCTCATCATCACGGAGAAGGTGCAGTCATCCAATCACAGAAACTTCAGCTCCTGCAGATactatgaatataaatataaatatttattcttATATGAGGCGGATGATGTCAGTGGATGTTTAACACCTGCCCGACGCTGTGGTCATAGCAACAGGACATCGGCATCATCACCGAAGTGGTTCTTGTACATATAAGCATGAGGACAAAGGACGTGAATACATATACAATAATCAATAACCAATACAGttccccaaaaaactaaaaactaactAATCATGATAAATTCTCGTCAGGATTCTGTCactaaacaaacacaattcaatttattgattttaaatcacaatgaaaagttacaatttttcttttaatacgTTTACATGATAAAAAgatgtatatttatgtttttactattttcttttcactgatcAGATTATTGATGagtgctttttttatttcaggctaaattgatttcaaaataaaagccttgtGTTGCACAGCTGGGCtcctgtaaacaacaacaaaaccgTGACGCTGAGGTGTTGCCGTGGCAACAGCCTGCTGTTCATGAAATACATCTGAGATAAAACCGAAATTCTTTATTGTGGTTTATATTTTGTGATCAATGAGAGACCAGATGCATTAAATCATCATCTGAATAAATATCAACAGAGGAATCTCTGTTCACGTCTCTTCGTCTGTGAAAGGTCGTGACCTGATCACGTGACCACCTCTCTGACGGGAACCAGGAGCCGTGGTGAACCCATGTGACGAGGGGCGGAGGGCGCGTCTGGTCACATGGTTtcatctacttcctgtttcaccccacacacacgaacagcacgatgttcatgTTTAAAGACATAACtctgaaatattgattttattgatGTATTAATACATTGACGCATCAACAGAGACCTCAACTCATTATTTATCAGAGGACCCTTCCACTTTAATTTCActgacatttgaatatgtaaattacgattcattttcatttcagatgTAAACTGATCAGTTTATTTCAGCGTGAACCTGCTGCACTggttttgttatatttataatacagtataacaatatatgtattgattaaatgtatatatatcatatatgttTATTTCTTAACAAGCTGCAGATTCATGTAATTTCCAGAAAAACTATCTTCGCTCAATCTCTTTATCTTCAGCAGTGGAGGACAAATATACGGAGGAATAAATATATTGATCcatcattcataaatatctctACAGTAAAAACTagcattaaaaaatatgttcacATGTTAATGCATCAATCTATAAATAGAAGAAATAGTAAGCAATCGtctgtttgatattttcatttggtAAAGAATAAGTGAACTGGGACTGTTcgttttcacagatttattgaGGACACATAAAAACcgacaaaataaaagtcataaaaGTTTTACTTCCTCCAAAAATGAAAGCACCAGcagttaaattttaaaaaaaaatctcatttcgGCTCAGACGGCGGGAAAAACGTCCAGAGTCGACGAAGGATTCGATCTGTTGAACCGTGTCTGGTGTTGGAAACAGTTTGATTTTGTCTCTGTTTGAAGCACAGACTGTAGATAAAGTTGGGACCACGGCAGCAACGCTCGTGACTGACGGACGTTCCCCTCGCGTTAGTCTGCGTGACCTCGCTGGTGGATCTGCAGTTTGCGCTGGCTCCTGAAGACCTCGTCGCACCGGTCACAGCGGTGTCGTTCCCCGCGGGCGTGGCGTCGCCGGTGGCTCTTCAGATTCCCCAGTCGCGCGAAGAAGACGCCGCACTCGTCGCAGCCGTACGGCTTGTCTCCCGTGTGAACGCGCCGGTGGGTCGTCAGGCTGCTCAGGTGGGCGAACGCCTTCTCGCACACGTCGCAGGCGTACGGCTTCTGCCCGGCGTGGAGGCGCAGGTGAAGGTTCAGGTAGCGCGACGTGCCGAACGCCGCGCCGCACTGCTCGCAGCCAAACGCCCGCTCGCCGGTGTGGACGAGCTGATGCTCCCGCAGGTAGGCGAGCTCGACGAACGCCTTCCCGCACTGCTCGCAGGCGTGCGGCTTCGCCCCCGTGTGAATGTGCTGGTGTCTTTTCAGGTGGTACGCCCGGGAGAAACCCTTCCCGCACTGGTCGCAGACGTGCGGCTTGTCGCCGGTGTGGACGCGCTGGTGGATCTGCAGGCTGCTGGAGGTCGCGAACCTCTTCCCGCACTCGCCGCAGCCGTAGCGCTTCTCTCCGGTGTGAACGTGCTGGTGGATCCTCAAATTGCTCGCGGTCGTAAACGTCTGGTGGCACTTGTGGCAGCTGTGGGGGTTCTCCTCTCCGTCACGAGCGCCCCGCTGTTTATCTGCGCATCTCTGTTTCTATAGCAAcggaatgagagagagatggagcgagagagggTTAGATGTTTGCTGTTCAAACCAGTGCACTCACCAGGGCACAtgtggctaaaagctgctgtttcttctccatTGTTCAACAATTTCTCTTCATGTAAAACTTCCACCaggagcatgatgggaaataatCTCAAAAGGAATCTCGTTGCAGTTTAGTAAAAACTCTGTGACGAATGACACACTGTGTCTTTCGATGTGAGATGGCGTCGGACTGAGTTGGGGAAAAAGGGAGACGATGCAtggacaggaggaagaaaaagaaaattagaatTAGAGTGATAGAAGAACAAAGTATATTTCCCCGGATTGATACGTGGCACCGCCTGGTTTGAAGTTCCTTAGCCTAACGTATATATTTGAAGTCAGTCAagagtttgttttgtctgtgtttcacaAATTTAAACGGAGCTGACACGTTTAGTTTGTTTTACCTTAGGCTGCCACCCGGGGGCGATGGTGACGTCACCCGAACCCGGCCTCGCGCCTCTCGGCGTCCTGCGCGTCGTATATCAAGTTCAGGATCTCCCGTTTGAGCCTGGTGACGTTCGA
This region of Scophthalmus maximus strain ysfricsl-2021 chromosome 12, ASM2237912v1, whole genome shotgun sequence genomic DNA includes:
- the LOC118284497 gene encoding voltage-gated potassium channel subunit beta-3-like isoform X2, which encodes MQVSIACNMGGGGGGGGGMSDHPMKERRAAAAANTSIAASCQSKVRAESPVRHTLLGHAHMKEALGRHSTMKYRNLGKSGLRVSCLGLGTWVTFGSQISDEMAESVMTVAYDSGVNLFDTAEVYASGRAEKTLGNILKKKGWRRSSYVVTTKIYWGGQAETERGLSRKHIIEGLRGSLCRLQLDYVDIVFANRSDINAPMEEVVRAMTFVIDQGLAMYWGTSRWNAVEIMEAYSIARQFNLVPPVCEQAEYHYFQRDKVELHLPELYHKIGVGAMTWSPLACGLLTGKYNEGVPESSRAAMKGYAWLKERLFSSEGKKQLSKIKELHLLADRLNCTAAQLAIAWCLRSEGVSSVLLGVSNTEQLLENLGSIRVLTQLTPPLIAEMDAVLGNKPRSTKKEGRS
- the LOC118284497 gene encoding voltage-gated potassium channel subunit beta-2-like isoform X1; translated protein: MFAGRASGAAVGSAAAGKGGKFSVEELYGFTKKPKVNRGNPGKTDKAEGKKETKEKEESALASQILEAARRLMERRRLEMYLTECGVSMEQNHMAYRNLGKSGLRVSCLGLGTWVTFGSQISDEMAESVMTVAYDSGVNLFDTAEVYASGRAEKTLGNILKKKGWRRSSYVVTTKIYWGGQAETERGLSRKHIIEGLRGSLCRLQLDYVDIVFANRSDINAPMEEVVRAMTFVIDQGLAMYWGTSRWNAVEIMEAYSIARQFNLVPPVCEQAEYHYFQRDKVELHLPELYHKIGVGAMTWSPLACGLLTGKYNEGVPESSRAAMKGYAWLKERLFSSEGKKQLSKIKELHLLADRLNCTAAQLAIAWCLRSEGVSSVLLGVSNTEQLLENLGSIRVLTQLTPPLIAEMDAVLGNKPRSTKKEGRS